The following proteins are encoded in a genomic region of Gimesia algae:
- a CDS encoding YfhO family protein encodes MSRSSKKKTRSSLPETVKPTGTPVFAGTILVIAIGLTWIFWYGLWSGGGLIGGDLYTYFFPQKTFFAERLQAGEFPLWNSNIGHGVPLVAESQTGAFYPFNYFAYRFLPVNTAYNFVQILHYILAFVFTGMYVKRLGYSLVAALFAGLVYTYGWFPSRICLEWAIIGGAWLPLTLWCVESFFQTRYWRYAILLSFALTMQILPGHFNLAFLTQLMLVVYIPARIWFSRDETTDALKPYRRRTIILLLLAFISTYALSAVQLAPTWELKQLSQRAEVGERSHQPGYGHIPVWYLSQVVAPWAWYPYEVNLDAGLAPGGDATNQVEAHLYFGIASVLLLIYGTWSGAWTRDRRLILLAVIGFLALLYTPGWLLPITKHLPGFSFFTGPGRYGILTTFAVAVIAGVCLERLTANWNRNLQLLVVALVCLFTAADFWVVSRYVTYAAIVPDPPINHVDQSGLKKIVTEYGKPVRLFAPGANLPTLLGVSSTPVYLGIGPEQYFDPKLTMPEPLPFKEPATPEQIEWLRKAGVTHILSQHPLDLNHWPVKPIWRDFDAVINPAWGRFDEPVYFYELQGSRGRLAWTHPEANQNATITGYRANEIKIEAETPTDDTLILTDLLYPGWKVYVDGQPAEAELIEGVYRGVKLSAGKHEVVWAYQSGWFLIGAIVSCITLLTLLTIAHFRFWHPILFQMKQRTMEVQPDIPVSEITKKKK; translated from the coding sequence TTGAGTCGTTCTTCAAAGAAGAAAACACGGTCCTCCCTACCGGAAACCGTAAAACCCACTGGTACACCTGTATTTGCTGGCACAATCCTCGTCATTGCCATCGGCTTAACGTGGATCTTCTGGTATGGCCTCTGGTCAGGCGGGGGATTGATCGGTGGTGACCTTTATACCTACTTCTTTCCCCAAAAGACGTTCTTCGCAGAACGTCTGCAGGCAGGTGAATTTCCGCTCTGGAATTCCAACATCGGACACGGCGTTCCCCTGGTGGCGGAAAGTCAGACCGGTGCCTTCTACCCGTTCAACTACTTCGCCTACCGGTTTCTTCCCGTCAATACTGCCTACAACTTCGTCCAGATTTTGCATTACATTCTGGCGTTCGTGTTTACCGGCATGTATGTGAAACGTCTGGGCTATTCACTGGTCGCCGCCCTGTTTGCCGGACTGGTCTATACTTACGGCTGGTTTCCCTCGCGGATCTGCCTGGAATGGGCCATCATTGGTGGTGCCTGGCTGCCATTGACGCTGTGGTGCGTCGAATCATTCTTCCAGACCCGCTACTGGCGGTATGCGATATTACTTAGTTTTGCTTTGACAATGCAAATTCTCCCTGGCCACTTCAACCTGGCATTTCTCACACAATTGATGCTGGTCGTCTACATTCCCGCTCGTATCTGGTTCAGCCGCGATGAAACGACTGACGCACTCAAACCATATCGCAGACGAACCATCATACTACTGCTACTGGCTTTTATTTCCACCTATGCACTCTCGGCAGTTCAGCTCGCACCGACCTGGGAATTAAAACAACTCAGTCAGCGGGCAGAAGTGGGTGAACGCTCGCATCAACCCGGATATGGTCACATCCCGGTCTGGTATCTCTCGCAGGTGGTTGCCCCCTGGGCCTGGTATCCCTATGAAGTAAATCTGGACGCCGGGCTGGCACCAGGAGGTGATGCAACCAATCAGGTCGAAGCGCATCTGTATTTCGGCATCGCCTCGGTTCTTTTGCTGATATACGGGACATGGAGTGGTGCCTGGACGCGTGACCGCAGGCTGATCCTGCTGGCGGTCATTGGATTCCTGGCACTGCTGTATACGCCGGGCTGGTTACTCCCCATAACAAAACATTTGCCTGGCTTCAGCTTCTTCACCGGCCCTGGTCGCTATGGCATCCTGACCACGTTCGCAGTCGCAGTCATTGCCGGCGTCTGCCTGGAACGACTGACAGCAAACTGGAATCGGAATCTGCAGCTGCTGGTAGTCGCTCTCGTCTGTCTGTTTACCGCAGCTGATTTCTGGGTCGTCAGTCGCTATGTCACCTACGCCGCTATCGTTCCCGATCCGCCAATTAACCATGTCGATCAGAGTGGACTCAAGAAGATTGTCACAGAGTACGGGAAACCGGTCCGCCTGTTTGCACCAGGCGCCAATTTACCAACTCTGCTGGGTGTCTCATCCACTCCCGTTTACCTGGGAATTGGGCCCGAACAGTATTTCGACCCAAAATTGACAATGCCCGAGCCGCTGCCTTTCAAGGAACCTGCGACACCCGAGCAGATTGAATGGCTTCGCAAAGCAGGCGTGACGCACATCCTCAGCCAGCATCCCCTCGACTTGAATCACTGGCCGGTGAAGCCGATCTGGAGGGATTTCGACGCGGTGATTAACCCCGCCTGGGGCCGCTTCGATGAACCTGTTTACTTTTATGAACTTCAGGGTTCGCGGGGCCGCCTCGCCTGGACTCATCCAGAGGCAAACCAAAATGCCACAATTACAGGTTATCGTGCGAATGAAATTAAAATAGAGGCAGAGACTCCGACCGATGATACACTGATCTTAACCGACCTGCTGTATCCTGGCTGGAAAGTCTATGTAGATGGTCAACCTGCTGAAGCAGAATTGATCGAAGGCGTGTACCGCGGCGTGAAACTGTCAGCGGGTAAACATGAAGTGGTCTGGGCGTATCAGTCCGGCTGGTTTCTGATCGGGGCAATTGTCAGCTGCATCACACTACTGACTTTATTAACGATTGCCCACTTCCGGTTCTGGCATCCGATTCTGTTTCAAATGAAACAGAGGACCATGGAAGTGCAGCCTGATATCCCTGTCAGCGAGATTACGAAGAAGAAGAAATGA
- a CDS encoding FHA domain-containing protein: MAVCLVPVNQGRPIVLDKAIILVGRHPDCDIVINDSPKISRKHCCLAIVNDRPVVRDLGSMNGVYVNGKKIDQQAWLKLNDELKIGNVAYHLENIGADFHKKKEQTDSQPETDSTPTKAPSVQHFKKPTKDVDISQQFPVAISDSGHNVSANEMLPSDELESVDDEDDEENYSDSHRFEGTGSNVEFISSSS; encoded by the coding sequence ATGGCAGTCTGCTTAGTCCCCGTGAATCAAGGTCGCCCGATCGTACTTGACAAGGCGATCATTCTCGTCGGACGTCATCCCGACTGTGATATCGTGATCAATGACAGCCCTAAAATCTCACGCAAGCATTGTTGTCTCGCCATTGTCAATGACCGTCCCGTCGTACGTGATCTGGGCAGCATGAATGGTGTTTATGTAAATGGCAAGAAAATTGACCAGCAGGCCTGGCTCAAATTGAATGATGAGCTGAAGATCGGAAATGTCGCCTATCATCTGGAAAATATAGGCGCCGATTTCCATAAGAAAAAAGAACAGACAGACAGTCAGCCCGAGACAGATAGTACGCCTACTAAGGCACCTTCGGTCCAGCACTTCAAAAAGCCAACCAAAGACGTGGATATTTCCCAGCAGTTCCCGGTCGCCATATCAGACAGTGGCCACAACGTGAGCGCGAATGAAATGCTGCCCAGCGATGAGCTGGAAAGTGTAGACGACGAAGACGATGAAGAAAATTATTCCGACAGTCACCGCTTCGAAGGGACTGGTTCCAACGTGGAATTCATTTCTTCTTCTTCGTAA
- a CDS encoding YybH family protein: MKTQLISIAMIVFSAVSLNCENLATASDEDQKAVKAATQQFYSALNELFTGEVEPMKKLWSHQDDITFMGPDGSFLRGWKPIAAEWEKTGSMKLGGKVEAAEIHITVGQELAIVSNYEIGHNIGADGKVEKVKIRATSLFRKENGKWKMIGHHTDLLPFLSKPSTD; the protein is encoded by the coding sequence ATGAAGACACAACTGATTTCTATCGCGATGATCGTATTTTCTGCTGTTAGTTTGAACTGTGAAAATTTGGCGACTGCCAGTGATGAAGATCAGAAAGCGGTAAAAGCAGCTACTCAGCAATTCTACTCTGCACTCAATGAACTGTTTACCGGTGAAGTGGAACCCATGAAAAAATTATGGTCGCACCAGGATGATATCACTTTCATGGGACCAGATGGCAGCTTTCTGCGTGGTTGGAAACCGATTGCAGCCGAATGGGAAAAAACGGGTTCCATGAAACTGGGTGGTAAAGTTGAAGCGGCAGAAATTCACATCACTGTCGGGCAGGAGCTGGCTATTGTCAGTAACTATGAAATCGGACATAATATTGGGGCAGACGGTAAAGTAGAGAAAGTCAAAATCCGCGCGACGAGTCTGTTTCGCAAAGAAAATGGAAAGTGGAAAATGATCGGGCACCACACCGACCTGCTTCCCTTCCTGTCAAAGCCATCCACAGATTAA
- a CDS encoding DUF58 domain-containing protein has protein sequence MMPRLSLLSLFAAAMVPFALGTIWPEWGQVGILICLLVFLFALIDLVLTPSLLLIEVDREVKDVLSVGTSNSVKLWFNNRGTVPLKIHVHDEPPMPCQYTNLPFDIELFPNKHQYSIYHVEPHHRGKNRFRRVFLQMKSRFGLWTVYDERDIHQEIRIYPDIQSVRGVELLARRNRLAEAGIKMSRLRGRGTDFDRLREYRRGDEFRSIDWKATSRHQELISREYVVEKNQNIIFLLDCGRSMCNADEGVTHFDRALNAAILLSYVALRQGDTVSLMACSNKVECWVPPIRGAGSIQKLIRQVYDLEPIYEASDYQLMSEQLQLRYRKRSLVVVLTHALDEVHLEYLGKALRMMRWPHLVLSAFLRNVPLENRMNSIPETDREAFQIAAAAEIVSSQATQIAALQKSGLLVLDTLPENLSVNLISRYLDIKARQLL, from the coding sequence ATGATGCCCCGTCTTTCATTGTTGTCTCTGTTCGCTGCGGCCATGGTTCCCTTTGCCTTGGGGACGATCTGGCCGGAATGGGGCCAGGTGGGTATTTTGATCTGTCTGCTGGTCTTTTTATTCGCTCTGATTGACCTGGTGCTGACACCCTCGCTGCTTCTGATTGAAGTAGATCGGGAAGTGAAGGATGTATTGAGTGTCGGCACTTCGAACAGCGTCAAGCTCTGGTTTAATAATCGGGGTACTGTCCCGCTCAAGATTCATGTGCATGATGAGCCGCCCATGCCCTGTCAGTACACAAATCTTCCCTTCGACATCGAACTCTTTCCCAATAAGCATCAATACAGTATCTATCATGTTGAGCCGCACCATCGCGGGAAGAATCGTTTTCGCCGCGTGTTTTTACAGATGAAGAGTCGGTTCGGGCTCTGGACTGTCTACGACGAGCGGGACATCCATCAGGAAATCCGGATTTATCCTGACATTCAATCGGTGCGTGGCGTTGAACTGCTGGCGCGCCGCAATCGTCTGGCCGAAGCCGGAATCAAAATGTCACGTTTGCGGGGGCGGGGAACCGATTTCGATCGACTGCGTGAGTATCGACGAGGGGACGAATTTCGCAGCATTGACTGGAAAGCGACGTCTCGGCACCAGGAGTTAATCAGTCGTGAATACGTAGTTGAAAAAAATCAAAACATCATATTTCTTCTCGACTGTGGTCGTTCGATGTGTAATGCCGACGAAGGGGTCACGCACTTTGACCGGGCCCTGAACGCTGCGATTTTGTTGAGCTATGTCGCGCTCAGGCAGGGGGATACCGTTTCACTGATGGCTTGTTCCAATAAGGTGGAATGCTGGGTCCCTCCTATTCGTGGTGCCGGTTCGATTCAGAAACTGATCCGTCAGGTTTATGACCTGGAACCGATCTATGAGGCTTCCGATTATCAACTGATGTCTGAACAGCTGCAACTGCGTTATCGTAAACGCTCATTGGTCGTTGTACTGACGCATGCACTGGATGAAGTTCATCTGGAATACCTGGGAAAAGCCCTGCGAATGATGCGCTGGCCGCATCTGGTATTGTCCGCGTTTTTACGAAACGTGCCCCTCGAGAATCGAATGAACTCAATACCGGAAACGGACCGGGAAGCATTTCAGATCGCCGCCGCGGCTGAAATTGTGTCTTCCCAGGCGACACAAATCGCCGCGTTGCAGAAATCCGGGTTACTCGTACTCGACACGTTGCCGGAGAACCTGTCGGTCAACCTTATCAGCCGCTACCTGGATATCAAAGCACGACAACTGCTTTAA
- a CDS encoding AAA family ATPase, whose protein sequence is MDVSQIEDYYQRSMAEVGKVLMGQEDLVEGVLIALFCEGNVLIEGVPGLGKTLLVNALSHVLSSEFCRIQFTPDLMPSDITGHSVYDMHEQKFTFNQGPLFTNLLLADEVNRAPAKTQSALLEAMQERQVSVDGKTYPLQRPFLTIATQNPLEQEGTYPLPEAQLDRFMFKLLVDYPTQDQENAILDLYAAGKDNRNLNSFGIEPVLNTETILAIQQRTSEIIVEPSIIQYITSIVSRTRSWHTIEVGASPRASVNLLIGSRVLAACNGRDFVVPDDVKELSLPILRHRIRLHPEAEIEGMKVDEVIRDILESVEAPRQ, encoded by the coding sequence ATGGATGTTTCACAAATTGAAGATTACTACCAGCGGTCAATGGCTGAAGTGGGTAAAGTGCTCATGGGGCAGGAAGATCTGGTGGAAGGGGTGCTGATTGCATTATTTTGTGAAGGGAATGTCTTGATTGAAGGCGTTCCAGGCCTGGGTAAGACGCTGCTGGTTAATGCGCTCAGTCATGTGCTTTCCAGTGAATTTTGTCGGATCCAGTTTACGCCTGACCTGATGCCTTCTGATATTACCGGACACTCCGTGTACGACATGCACGAGCAGAAATTTACCTTTAATCAGGGCCCGTTGTTTACAAACCTGTTATTGGCAGATGAAGTGAACCGGGCGCCCGCTAAAACGCAGTCCGCACTACTGGAAGCAATGCAGGAACGACAGGTGTCTGTTGACGGGAAAACTTACCCGCTGCAAAGACCTTTTCTCACGATTGCGACTCAAAACCCTCTGGAGCAGGAAGGGACTTATCCGCTGCCGGAAGCGCAGCTGGACCGCTTCATGTTCAAGTTACTTGTTGATTATCCCACTCAGGATCAGGAGAATGCAATTCTTGATCTATACGCTGCCGGGAAAGACAACCGGAATCTGAACAGTTTCGGAATCGAGCCTGTGCTGAACACGGAAACCATTCTGGCGATTCAGCAGCGGACGTCTGAAATTATTGTAGAACCATCCATCATTCAGTACATCACATCCATAGTTTCGCGGACCCGAAGCTGGCATACCATCGAAGTCGGGGCCAGTCCCCGCGCCAGTGTGAATCTTCTGATTGGATCGCGCGTACTGGCTGCCTGTAACGGACGTGACTTTGTTGTCCCCGATGATGTGAAAGAACTGTCACTGCCAATTCTGCGTCATCGGATTCGGTTACACCCGGAAGCGGAAATTGAAGGCATGAAAGTCGATGAGGTCATTCGGGATATCCTGGAAAGCGTTGAGGCTCCCCGCCAATGA
- a CDS encoding FliA/WhiG family RNA polymerase sigma factor: MAIKASEEIAEIWKVFKQDQSNQALRNTLIEQYVALVRYNAERVWAKLPEGVDLNDLISAGVFGLMDAINAFDLERGVKFETYCVPRIRGAMLDELRTMDWVPRLVRSKASKLEAARKSAEAEFGRPPADEEIARKMQLSRKEFDKLKNEANAVGLVSLNKKWYETDSYKDVREVDILEDAKGEDPTKSIQKRDLMRLVTKGLNRNERLIIILYYYEELTMKEIGSTLGLSESRVSQMHSSIVNRLKEQLGRRRPEFA, encoded by the coding sequence ATGGCCATCAAAGCCAGTGAAGAAATCGCAGAAATCTGGAAGGTGTTCAAGCAGGATCAATCCAACCAGGCCTTGCGTAATACGCTCATAGAGCAATACGTCGCATTGGTCCGTTACAATGCAGAACGAGTCTGGGCCAAGCTACCCGAAGGGGTAGATCTGAACGACCTGATTTCGGCTGGTGTATTTGGGCTGATGGATGCAATTAATGCATTTGATCTGGAGCGGGGAGTCAAATTCGAGACATACTGTGTTCCTCGTATTCGTGGAGCCATGCTGGATGAATTGCGCACCATGGACTGGGTACCTCGCCTGGTTCGCAGTAAAGCCAGTAAACTGGAAGCAGCCCGCAAATCAGCCGAAGCGGAATTTGGTCGCCCCCCGGCGGACGAAGAAATTGCCCGGAAAATGCAATTGTCCCGTAAAGAATTTGATAAACTCAAGAATGAGGCCAATGCGGTAGGCCTGGTGAGTCTGAATAAAAAATGGTACGAAACTGACAGTTATAAAGACGTTCGGGAAGTGGATATCCTCGAAGACGCTAAAGGTGAAGATCCAACCAAAAGCATCCAGAAACGGGATCTGATGCGTCTGGTAACCAAGGGTCTGAATCGGAATGAGCGTCTGATAATTATCCTGTATTATTATGAAGAACTGACTATGAAAGAGATCGGCAGTACGCTGGGTCTGTCAGAATCTCGCGTCAGTCAGATGCATTCGAGCATCGTCAACCGCCTGAAAGAACAACTGGGGCGACGTCGCCCGGAATTCGCTTAA
- a CDS encoding P-loop NTPase codes for MAPAVNEWNLKQVEAVPPVNLPESQSTVTSRGDQAKVLRGLMEQKQPGIIEKDKSSHCRTLAVCSGKGGVGKSVLSLNLALALAQSGASVCLIDVNLALGNIDLLCRLNGYWNLSHVVSGARSLKEIQLEGPLGVSVVTGASGLTDLADCSEAVRKDVLGQMQELEATHDFLILDNGTGIHRSIRQFVTTADDVLVVTTPEPTAIADAYATIKSLSTIQSLEIQALINQCTSDDQADKVFQQLKKTTELFLHTDLTQAGQIPHDMHVVQSVYDREPFLLSHPHCPAAESIFRLAHDLLERHQSTEQQNKQESYFPRLWQRLLGEAA; via the coding sequence ATGGCTCCAGCCGTCAATGAGTGGAACTTGAAGCAGGTGGAAGCAGTTCCTCCTGTCAATCTTCCCGAGTCACAGTCGACTGTGACTTCGCGGGGGGATCAGGCAAAGGTTCTGCGCGGGCTGATGGAACAGAAACAACCTGGCATCATTGAGAAGGATAAGTCCTCTCATTGCAGGACACTGGCAGTCTGCAGTGGAAAAGGAGGGGTCGGCAAGTCGGTGTTGTCGCTCAACCTGGCTTTGGCACTGGCGCAGTCCGGGGCTTCAGTCTGCCTGATTGATGTGAATCTTGCGTTAGGCAATATTGATCTGTTATGTCGTCTGAATGGATACTGGAATTTATCACATGTTGTCAGCGGTGCCCGTTCTTTAAAAGAAATTCAACTGGAAGGTCCGCTGGGAGTCAGTGTTGTCACGGGAGCCAGCGGACTGACGGATCTGGCAGACTGCTCGGAGGCGGTCCGGAAAGATGTGCTGGGACAGATGCAGGAACTCGAGGCCACTCACGATTTTCTGATTCTGGATAATGGTACGGGGATCCATCGCAGTATCCGGCAGTTCGTCACGACGGCCGACGATGTTCTGGTAGTCACCACTCCCGAACCCACGGCGATCGCTGACGCCTATGCGACAATCAAATCACTTTCAACAATACAATCGCTGGAAATTCAGGCTCTGATCAATCAATGTACGTCAGACGATCAGGCTGATAAAGTCTTCCAGCAACTTAAGAAAACAACGGAACTGTTTTTGCACACCGATTTAACACAGGCTGGGCAGATCCCCCATGACATGCATGTCGTTCAATCAGTTTATGATCGGGAGCCATTTTTATTGAGCCACCCGCATTGTCCTGCTGCGGAATCCATTTTTCGCCTGGCTCATGATCTGTTGGAACGACATCAGAGTACCGAACAACAAAACAAACAAGAGTCTTACTTTCCGCGACTTTGGCAGCGTTTGCTGGGTGAAGCCGCATAA
- the flhF gene encoding flagellar biosynthesis protein FlhF, translating to MSDVRTFKAASMQEALTLVREEMGSEAVILQTRQIPGRKSLLPWSRTQEEFEITAGLGIETRTPAALQNQKRSTSAGSVLRHRASNLQPENRDRETVSQPQKGLREKSPARRETTPRREAAYSQPAEQPRFRQRFEEAAPREVPPPPKHFDPTEEFTEKLNAIQEMLESLDRRTRSHRSTDVPSELFHIYTDLIDAEVDESIAHDLIAKLKEHASPEQLKDSVASKALLAALIESQLDCSVPIRPVPGQRKVVALVGPTGVGKTTTIAKLAANFRLRDNIKMGLVTVDTYRIAAVEQLRTYAEIIDLPMKVVSTPKEMQQALDEMVGLDLVLIDTAGRSPSDDLKIQELESLFCEVPIDEVSLVMSMTSSVKTLEAIAQRFQVARPTSMILTKLDEAPVMGSLLTLSQNVKLPVRYLTTGQDVPDDIEPANAARMARLILGEDQLR from the coding sequence ATGTCAGATGTTCGAACATTTAAAGCGGCTTCCATGCAGGAAGCACTGACGCTGGTACGAGAGGAGATGGGCAGTGAAGCCGTCATCCTGCAGACGCGTCAGATTCCGGGTCGTAAAAGCCTGTTGCCCTGGTCAAGAACTCAGGAAGAATTTGAGATTACAGCGGGTCTGGGAATCGAAACACGGACACCGGCAGCATTGCAGAATCAAAAACGTTCCACCAGTGCTGGCTCAGTATTAAGACACCGGGCTTCCAATCTGCAACCGGAAAATCGTGATCGAGAAACAGTATCTCAACCGCAGAAAGGACTTCGGGAAAAGTCGCCCGCCCGACGCGAAACAACACCTCGTCGTGAAGCAGCGTACTCTCAGCCGGCGGAACAACCACGATTCCGCCAGCGTTTTGAAGAAGCAGCGCCTCGTGAAGTACCTCCCCCCCCAAAACATTTTGATCCAACAGAAGAATTTACCGAGAAATTGAATGCGATTCAGGAGATGCTGGAGTCTCTGGATCGACGTACCCGCTCTCATCGATCTACTGATGTGCCTTCAGAACTGTTTCATATCTATACCGATCTGATCGACGCGGAAGTGGACGAAAGCATTGCCCACGATCTGATAGCCAAACTGAAAGAGCATGCAAGTCCTGAACAGCTGAAAGATTCTGTTGCCAGCAAAGCTCTGCTCGCAGCATTGATTGAATCTCAGTTAGACTGCTCTGTGCCAATTCGACCTGTTCCCGGACAACGTAAAGTGGTAGCACTGGTGGGCCCTACAGGAGTTGGCAAAACAACAACCATCGCAAAGCTGGCTGCCAATTTCCGCCTGCGTGATAATATCAAAATGGGACTGGTAACTGTCGATACCTATCGCATTGCCGCCGTCGAACAGTTGCGGACCTATGCTGAAATTATCGATCTTCCGATGAAGGTCGTCAGTACGCCGAAAGAAATGCAGCAGGCACTTGATGAGATGGTCGGGCTGGATCTGGTGTTGATTGATACCGCTGGTCGCAGTCCCAGTGATGATCTGAAAATTCAGGAACTTGAAAGCCTGTTTTGCGAAGTACCCATTGATGAAGTTTCACTGGTCATGAGTATGACGTCGAGTGTAAAAACACTCGAAGCGATTGCCCAGCGGTTCCAGGTGGCACGCCCGACCTCCATGATTCTGACCAAACTGGATGAAGCTCCTGTGATGGGCAGTCTGTTGACGTTAAGTCAAAATGTAAAACTACCTGTTCGCTACCTGACAACGGGCCAGGATGTCCCCGATGATATCGAGCCGGCCAATGCCGCACGCATGGCACGACTGATACTGGGTGAGGATCAGCTGCGTTAA
- the flhA gene encoding flagellar biosynthesis protein FlhA: MPPESNTGLSGSIMRNTGLIFPLVIVSSVLVIIAPLPPFVMDFLLSCNITVSVVILMTTIYVKRPLEFSVFPAILLGTTLARLVLNVASTRLILTRGAADGTAAAGGVIEAFGQFVAGGQLVVGLIIFVILVTIQFMVITKGATRISEVAARFALDSMPGKQMAIDADLNAGLISSDEAKSRRSEITEQADFYGSMDGASKFVRGDSIASIIITLINVVGGLYVGMVDHGMELSRAATVFTTLTIGDGLVTQVPGFLISLAAGLIVTRTSVDSNLPGDVVKQFSSHPEALFLAATFLFALAFTGLPAGPMLALAIGCVVTGMMRRKGLQAVEVKKQKAETQQQTQSQPEPKPEDHLFVDPLELELGVGLLRLADPATGGDLLDRVTRIRHKIAQELGIILPKVRIRDNIRLGQRDYQIKIRDVAVAWGGIYPDGLLAIDTGATNGDIPGIDTVEPAFGRPAKWIELGQKERAELMGYNVVEPSAVVITHLTEVVREHSSELLTREQVHALIENLKESSPKVVEELIPDVLKISQVQHVLSNLLRERVPIRDLETILQSLGDYADRTKEPMILTEYVRNGLARAICQQYRDSKRLLRVVTLDPELEDVLMSGIDYNEHGLVIKLAPQTGEVITQAIADQIEPLVEAGGHPIVLCNPQIRAGLKQITSPMIPRLIVLSLNEITRDTDVEAIGQISAGRLKKEVAAGAA, from the coding sequence ATGCCACCGGAGTCCAATACCGGTCTATCCGGATCGATCATGCGCAACACCGGACTGATTTTTCCACTAGTCATAGTGAGTTCAGTCCTGGTTATCATTGCGCCATTGCCTCCGTTCGTGATGGACTTTCTGTTGTCCTGCAATATCACCGTATCCGTAGTGATTTTGATGACAACGATTTATGTCAAACGCCCGTTGGAATTCAGCGTATTTCCCGCGATTCTGCTGGGTACTACATTGGCCCGACTGGTGCTTAACGTGGCGTCCACACGTTTGATTTTAACGCGTGGTGCCGCCGATGGAACGGCAGCGGCCGGGGGTGTCATTGAAGCTTTTGGTCAGTTCGTCGCCGGCGGTCAGCTGGTCGTGGGGCTGATCATCTTTGTGATCCTGGTCACGATTCAGTTTATGGTGATTACGAAAGGTGCGACCCGTATCAGTGAAGTCGCTGCCCGTTTCGCATTAGACAGTATGCCCGGTAAGCAGATGGCCATTGACGCCGATCTGAATGCAGGGTTAATCAGCTCGGACGAAGCCAAATCCCGCCGCAGTGAAATTACTGAGCAGGCGGACTTCTACGGTTCCATGGATGGTGCCAGTAAGTTTGTCCGCGGCGATTCGATTGCCAGTATCATCATCACCCTGATCAATGTCGTCGGGGGATTGTATGTCGGGATGGTCGATCATGGCATGGAGCTCTCAAGAGCCGCCACCGTATTTACAACATTAACGATCGGTGATGGACTGGTCACACAGGTTCCCGGCTTCCTGATTTCACTGGCCGCTGGCTTGATTGTCACTCGTACCTCAGTCGACAGTAATCTGCCAGGCGACGTAGTCAAGCAGTTCTCGAGCCATCCTGAAGCACTGTTTCTGGCAGCGACCTTTCTGTTTGCCCTGGCATTTACCGGACTACCCGCTGGACCGATGCTGGCTTTAGCGATCGGCTGTGTCGTGACTGGTATGATGCGGCGAAAAGGTCTCCAGGCCGTTGAAGTCAAGAAACAAAAAGCAGAGACACAACAGCAGACGCAAAGTCAGCCGGAGCCAAAACCGGAAGACCATCTGTTTGTCGATCCTCTGGAACTGGAACTGGGCGTCGGACTGTTGAGACTGGCTGATCCCGCGACCGGCGGTGATCTCCTTGACCGCGTGACCCGCATCCGACACAAGATTGCCCAGGAACTGGGAATCATTCTTCCCAAGGTTCGTATCCGCGATAACATCCGACTGGGACAGCGCGATTATCAGATTAAGATCCGCGATGTTGCCGTTGCTTGGGGTGGGATCTATCCTGATGGCTTACTGGCCATCGATACCGGAGCGACCAATGGTGATATTCCGGGCATTGATACAGTGGAACCCGCATTCGGTCGTCCTGCCAAGTGGATTGAACTGGGACAGAAAGAACGTGCGGAACTGATGGGTTATAACGTGGTAGAACCTTCAGCTGTCGTGATTACCCACCTGACCGAAGTCGTACGCGAACACAGTAGCGAACTACTGACCCGGGAACAGGTGCATGCTCTGATTGAAAATCTGAAAGAGTCTTCCCCGAAAGTGGTTGAAGAACTGATTCCCGACGTCTTGAAAATTTCCCAGGTTCAGCATGTGCTTTCCAATCTGCTTCGCGAACGGGTGCCGATCCGCGACCTGGAAACCATTCTGCAATCCCTCGGCGATTATGCCGATCGGACCAAGGAGCCCATGATTCTGACGGAGTATGTTCGCAATGGGCTGGCGCGTGCCATCTGTCAGCAGTATCGGGACAGTAAGCGACTGTTAAGAGTGGTCACGCTCGATCCGGAGCTGGAAGACGTGCTGATGTCAGGGATTGATTACAACGAACATGGTCTTGTCATCAAGCTGGCACCCCAGACAGGTGAAGTCATTACACAGGCCATCGCAGATCAGATCGAACCTCTGGTCGAAGCAGGCGGACATCCGATAGTATTATGCAATCCCCAGATCAGGGCTGGATTGAAACAGATTACGTCACCTATGATTCCCCGGTTAATCGTACTGAGTCTTAATGAAATTACCCGTGATACTGATGTGGAGGCGATCGGACAGATCTCAGCCGGTCGGTTGAAAAAAGAGGTTGCGGCAGGAGCTGCATAA